In Streptomyces sp. NBC_00483, a single window of DNA contains:
- a CDS encoding NAD(P)-dependent alcohol dehydrogenase, producing MKAVQVVGYGKNLEMAEVPAPEATGPFDVIVRIGGAGVCRTDIHILEGQWAQKSGVTLPYTIGHENAGWVHAVGSAVTNVAEGDKVIVHPLITCGLCRACRAGDDVHCENNQFPGIDTAGGYAEYLKTSARSVVRIDDSLEPADVAALADAGLTAYHAAAKAARRLRPGDRCVVIGAGGLGHIGVQVLKALTAAELLVVDRNPDAVALATSIGADHGIVADGGHVDRVRELTGGQGVEAVIDFVGEGGSTKDGVGMLRPAGDYHVVGYGENIDVPTIDIISAEINFVGNLVGSYNDLCELMVLAAQDRVRLHTAKYPLDRFQDALDDLEAGRIRGRAILTP from the coding sequence GTGAAGGCAGTCCAGGTCGTGGGCTACGGCAAGAACCTCGAGATGGCCGAGGTCCCGGCCCCCGAGGCAACCGGCCCGTTCGACGTGATCGTCAGGATCGGCGGCGCCGGCGTGTGCCGCACCGACATCCACATTCTGGAGGGGCAGTGGGCGCAGAAGTCCGGCGTGACACTGCCCTACACGATCGGCCATGAGAACGCCGGCTGGGTGCACGCCGTCGGCAGCGCCGTCACCAACGTCGCCGAGGGCGACAAGGTCATCGTGCACCCGCTGATCACCTGCGGTCTTTGCCGCGCCTGCCGGGCCGGCGACGACGTGCACTGCGAGAACAACCAATTCCCCGGCATCGATACGGCCGGTGGCTACGCCGAGTACCTGAAGACCTCCGCGCGCAGCGTGGTGCGGATCGACGACTCCCTCGAACCGGCCGACGTCGCGGCGCTCGCCGACGCGGGGCTCACGGCGTACCACGCGGCGGCCAAGGCGGCCCGCAGGCTGCGGCCGGGGGACCGCTGCGTGGTGATCGGCGCGGGCGGGCTCGGGCACATCGGCGTACAGGTGCTCAAGGCCCTCACCGCCGCCGAGCTCCTCGTCGTCGACCGCAATCCCGACGCGGTGGCCCTGGCCACGTCCATCGGGGCCGACCACGGCATCGTCGCCGACGGCGGCCACGTCGACCGGGTGCGCGAACTGACCGGCGGGCAAGGGGTGGAGGCGGTCATCGACTTCGTCGGCGAGGGCGGCTCCACCAAGGACGGCGTCGGCATGCTGCGCCCGGCCGGCGACTACCACGTGGTCGGCTACGGCGAGAACATCGACGTCCCGACGATCGACATCATCTCCGCCGAGATCAACTTCGTCGGCAACCTGGTCGGCTCGTACAACGACCTGTGCGAACTGATGGTCCTGGCCGCACAGGACCGCGTCCGCCTGCACACCGCCAAGTACCCCCTGGACCGCTTCCAGGACGCGCTGGACGACCTGGAAGCCGGCCGCATCCGAGGCCGGGCGATCCTCACACCTTGA
- a CDS encoding iron-sulfur cluster assembly protein, with product MTVDARERSARAALDTVLDPELDEPITDLGFVRSVTLTPDGALTVRLRLPTSFCSPNFAYLMASDSKDALTALPWTRDVVVLLDDHHDSDLINGGLAEDAGYRGTFGAEAEKDLEALRLTFRRKAHVAAMERALTRLLRENPDLTEEDLHDVVLGDLPEAPTSGALLRRREALGLGVAPSDPVLVDEEGRRVPPGEIPLRLRFARAVRVSIDGNAHFCRGLLRTRYPQATDDQSKENVS from the coding sequence ATGACCGTCGACGCACGGGAACGCTCCGCCCGCGCCGCGCTGGACACGGTCCTCGACCCGGAGCTGGACGAGCCGATCACCGACCTGGGCTTCGTACGCTCCGTGACACTGACCCCCGACGGGGCGCTCACCGTCCGCCTCAGGCTCCCCACCTCGTTCTGCTCGCCCAACTTCGCGTACCTGATGGCCTCGGACTCCAAGGACGCGCTGACGGCACTGCCCTGGACGCGGGACGTCGTCGTGCTGCTCGACGACCACCACGACTCGGATCTGATCAACGGCGGGCTCGCCGAGGACGCGGGCTACCGCGGCACGTTCGGCGCCGAGGCGGAGAAGGATCTCGAAGCGCTCCGGCTGACATTCCGCCGCAAGGCCCATGTCGCCGCGATGGAGCGGGCGTTGACGCGCCTGCTCCGCGAGAACCCCGACCTCACCGAGGAGGACCTGCACGACGTGGTCCTCGGGGACCTCCCCGAGGCGCCGACATCCGGTGCGCTGCTGCGGCGTCGGGAGGCGCTCGGCCTTGGCGTGGCACCGTCCGACCCGGTACTGGTGGACGAGGAGGGGCGACGCGTCCCGCCGGGCGAGATCCCGCTCCGGCTGCGCTTTGCCCGCGCGGTCCGGGTGTCGATCGACGGCAACGCGCACTTCTGCCGGGGGCTGCTGCGCACCCGCTATCCGCAAGCCACGGACGACCAATCGAAGGAGAACGTCTCGTGA
- a CDS encoding amidohydrolase family protein translates to MYSKDGENYFIVDAHIALWDARPENQLNIHGKQFIDCFYDYHRNLSPESELWTYEEYLYYGGERLMKDLFVDGYVDHAIFQPARLGAFYRGGFGQTEEAFALTQKHPDKLTYNHSWDPRYEQKGLDQLRRDAERFQLKGVKLYTAEWKGDSRGYKLDDPWTYRYLEVCQELGINNVHVHKGPTIRPLDRDAFDVADVDKVATQFPEMNFVVEHCGLPRLEDFCWIATQEPNVHAGLAVAIPFIHTRPRYFAQIIGELLYWLDEDRIQFSSDYALWTPRWLIERFVDFQIPEDMTPEYAPITLAQKKKILGLNAAAMYDIEVPAGLGVTEPAVA, encoded by the coding sequence ATGTATTCCAAGGACGGCGAGAACTACTTCATCGTCGACGCGCACATCGCGCTCTGGGACGCGCGCCCCGAGAACCAACTCAACATCCACGGCAAGCAGTTCATCGACTGCTTCTACGACTACCACCGCAACCTGAGCCCGGAATCGGAACTCTGGACGTACGAGGAGTACCTCTACTACGGCGGCGAGCGCCTGATGAAGGACCTCTTCGTCGACGGGTACGTCGACCACGCCATCTTCCAGCCCGCGCGCCTGGGAGCGTTCTACCGAGGCGGCTTCGGGCAGACGGAGGAAGCCTTCGCGCTCACCCAGAAGCACCCCGACAAGCTGACGTACAACCACTCCTGGGACCCCCGGTACGAGCAGAAGGGGCTCGACCAACTGCGGCGCGACGCCGAGCGGTTCCAGCTCAAGGGCGTGAAGCTGTACACCGCCGAGTGGAAGGGGGACAGCCGCGGATACAAGCTCGACGATCCGTGGACGTACCGCTATCTCGAGGTGTGCCAGGAACTCGGCATCAACAACGTGCACGTCCACAAGGGGCCGACGATCCGTCCGCTCGACCGGGACGCCTTCGACGTGGCGGACGTCGACAAGGTGGCCACGCAGTTCCCCGAGATGAACTTCGTCGTCGAGCACTGCGGACTGCCCCGCCTCGAGGACTTCTGCTGGATCGCCACGCAGGAACCCAACGTGCACGCCGGCCTCGCCGTAGCGATCCCCTTCATCCACACCAGGCCCCGGTACTTCGCGCAGATCATCGGCGAACTGCTCTACTGGCTGGACGAGGACCGCATCCAGTTCTCCAGCGACTACGCGCTCTGGACGCCCCGTTGGCTCATCGAGCGGTTCGTCGACTTCCAGATCCCCGAGGACATGACGCCCGAATACGCGCCGATCACGTTGGCGCAGAAGAAGAAGATCCTCGGGCTGAACGCGGCGGCCATGTACGACATCGAGGTCCCGGCCGGACTGGGCGTCACCGAACCGGCGGTGGCCTGA
- a CDS encoding acetoin reductase: MTSATSADNAPRTAIVTGAARGIGRSIAERLAADGLDVAVADLPGMSEELNEVAAGIEKTGRRSLAVHADVSSKEQTDALVEEVAARFGRVDVYVANAGIARVTPLLDTGLDEFEQIMAVNLRGVFLSYQAAARQMIAQGGGGKIIGAASIVAYRPFALLGTYSASKWGVRGLTQAAAMEWAQHGITVNAYCPGIVGTDMWDLIDERLAQEEGLQKGRAIKKYAEAIALGRVEEPSDVASFVSYLASRDSDYMTGQSVMIDGGIQFS, from the coding sequence ATGACTTCCGCGACCTCCGCCGACAACGCACCCCGTACCGCGATCGTCACCGGCGCCGCCCGCGGCATCGGCCGCAGCATCGCGGAGCGGCTGGCCGCGGACGGACTCGATGTCGCCGTCGCCGACCTCCCCGGCATGAGCGAGGAACTGAACGAGGTGGCCGCCGGCATCGAGAAGACCGGCCGCCGTTCCCTCGCCGTGCACGCCGACGTGTCCAGCAAGGAACAGACCGACGCGCTCGTCGAGGAGGTCGCCGCCCGCTTCGGCAGGGTCGACGTCTACGTCGCCAACGCCGGTATCGCCAGGGTCACTCCGCTCCTCGACACCGGGCTCGACGAGTTCGAGCAGATCATGGCCGTGAACCTGCGCGGCGTCTTCCTCTCCTACCAGGCCGCCGCACGGCAGATGATCGCCCAGGGCGGCGGCGGAAAGATCATCGGCGCCGCCTCGATCGTCGCGTACCGCCCGTTCGCGCTGCTCGGCACCTACTCGGCGTCGAAGTGGGGCGTACGCGGACTGACCCAGGCCGCCGCCATGGAGTGGGCGCAGCACGGCATCACCGTCAACGCGTACTGCCCGGGCATCGTCGGCACCGACATGTGGGACCTGATCGACGAGCGTCTCGCGCAGGAGGAGGGCCTGCAGAAGGGCCGGGCCATCAAGAAGTACGCGGAGGCGATCGCGCTCGGCCGCGTCGAGGAGCCCTCGGACGTCGCGTCCTTCGTCTCGTACCTGGCCTCGCGGGACTCGGACTACATGACAGGACAGTCCGTCATGATCGACGGCGGCATCCAGTTCTCCTGA
- a CDS encoding sigma-54-dependent Fis family transcriptional regulator, whose product MLSDSTERDRTIARARLQFLTHAEPPAQIVPEGIRNSWQRSKYLGVGTDEVVVPYQPDYDRESRLVRAAAPVLDRLERTLAGSDASVIVTDRKGWVRDRRVGEKRLSTHLDRVHLAPGFNYAEQFVGTNGIGVALEERRPNVVLGTEHFNERLQSVSCAAAPIRNSVTGRVEGAMNLTCWNGPARTLMAALVQEAAGDIARVMYEFSSSHQRALLEAFQQVSHYGDRPVLCLGHDLVLANSAASARLTGDDHRLLHEAAAELGHAPRTRQEVQLTGGETVLMRCRQVDSSAGAAGYLLELAFADVPSGGRPRSGSRTRTEQDATRPWPLPGLAGTDPAWNTVSRTTSRCARERTPLLLHGEAGTGKSALVGAAHALTGATSAPVVVDATATGATDTGTDLPTALRQAPTGPGRALVLRNVDAVSPEQGPAVAQALEAAAAQGTWIVGTLHRAQGVPEPLRRCFVEAAAVPALRHRLADLPALVDRLLLRIGADVECAPEVLPLLRRHDWPGNIRQLDAALREAAAGRRTYRIELRDLPPSLHSAGGRSLSAWEASERDTLVQALLAADGNKLLAAQRLGISRTTIYRKMRAYGITLPAGG is encoded by the coding sequence ATGCTCAGTGACAGCACGGAGCGGGACCGGACCATCGCGCGAGCGCGCCTGCAATTCCTCACGCATGCGGAACCGCCTGCGCAGATCGTGCCCGAGGGCATCCGCAACTCCTGGCAGCGTTCCAAGTACCTGGGGGTCGGCACGGACGAGGTGGTCGTCCCCTACCAGCCCGATTACGACCGGGAGAGCCGCCTTGTCCGCGCCGCCGCGCCCGTCCTCGACCGGTTGGAACGGACGTTGGCGGGTTCGGACGCCTCGGTGATCGTGACGGACCGCAAGGGCTGGGTGCGCGACCGCCGCGTCGGAGAGAAGCGGCTCTCGACGCATCTGGACCGGGTCCATCTGGCCCCCGGCTTCAACTACGCCGAACAGTTCGTCGGCACGAACGGCATCGGGGTCGCCCTGGAGGAGCGCCGGCCCAACGTGGTCCTCGGCACCGAGCACTTCAACGAACGCCTGCAGAGCGTCTCTTGCGCGGCTGCCCCGATCCGCAACTCGGTCACCGGGCGAGTAGAGGGGGCCATGAACCTGACGTGCTGGAACGGCCCGGCGCGCACGCTCATGGCGGCCCTGGTGCAGGAGGCCGCGGGCGACATCGCGCGCGTGATGTACGAGTTCAGCAGCTCGCACCAGCGTGCGCTCCTGGAGGCGTTCCAGCAGGTGAGCCACTACGGTGACCGACCGGTGCTCTGTCTCGGCCACGATCTCGTACTCGCCAACTCCGCCGCCTCCGCGCGGCTCACGGGCGACGACCACCGCCTGCTGCACGAGGCCGCCGCCGAACTGGGACACGCGCCGCGCACCCGCCAGGAGGTGCAACTGACCGGCGGGGAGACCGTGTTGATGCGCTGCCGCCAGGTCGACAGCTCGGCGGGCGCGGCCGGGTACCTGCTGGAGCTGGCCTTCGCTGACGTCCCGTCCGGCGGCCGACCCCGTTCCGGCTCCCGTACGCGGACGGAGCAGGACGCGACCCGGCCGTGGCCACTACCGGGCCTGGCCGGGACGGACCCGGCATGGAACACGGTCTCCCGTACGACGTCCCGCTGCGCCCGCGAACGGACGCCGCTCCTCCTCCACGGCGAGGCAGGAACGGGCAAGTCCGCGCTGGTCGGCGCCGCGCACGCGTTGACCGGCGCGACGTCGGCCCCCGTCGTCGTGGATGCCACGGCCACCGGGGCGACCGACACCGGAACCGACCTGCCGACCGCGCTGCGACAGGCACCCACGGGCCCGGGCCGCGCCCTGGTCCTCCGGAACGTCGACGCCGTGTCCCCCGAACAGGGACCCGCCGTCGCCCAGGCCCTGGAGGCCGCGGCGGCCCAGGGCACGTGGATCGTGGGCACGCTCCACCGGGCACAAGGCGTACCCGAGCCCCTGAGGCGCTGCTTCGTCGAAGCGGCGGCCGTTCCCGCCCTGCGACACCGCCTCGCAGACCTCCCCGCCCTGGTCGACCGTCTGCTGCTGCGCATCGGCGCGGACGTCGAGTGCGCACCGGAGGTGCTGCCGCTGCTGCGTCGGCACGACTGGCCCGGCAACATCCGGCAACTGGACGCCGCCCTGCGCGAGGCCGCGGCGGGCCGCCGCACCTACCGGATCGAACTCCGCGACCTGCCGCCGTCCCTGCACAGCGCGGGCGGCCGCTCGCTCAGCGCCTGGGAGGCGTCCGAACGCGACACCCTGGTCCAGGCCCTGCTGGCGGCGGACGGCAACAAACTGCTGGCGGCGCAGCGGCTCGGCATCTCGCGCACAACGATCTACCGGAAGATGCGGGCCTACGGGATCACGCTTCCGGCAGGCGGCTGA
- a CDS encoding DEAD/DEAH box helicase, which translates to MSESARADDDRRQDEAPGTAPVPVTSFAELGLPAAVLRTLDEQGVTKPFPIQAAALPNALAGRDVLGRGRTGSGKTLAFGLGLLARIAGRRAQPKEPIALVLVPTRELAQQVTEALTPYAEALRLRMATVVGGVSIGRQSAALRDGAEVVVATPGRLHDLIERKGCRLGRVGITVVDEADQMCDMGFLPQVTEILDQVRTDGQRMLFSATLDADVDQLVQRYLRDPAEHSVDPSSSSVSTIEHHVLVVHGPDRWSVATEIAARDGRVLLFLDTKHGVDQLTKHLRGSGVAAAALHSGKAQPQRTRTLAQFKNGEVTALVATNVAARGLHIDDLDLIVNVDPATDPKDYLHRAGRTARAGRSGTVVSLVLSGQRRETSQVMADADVTAKVTKVRSGEAELSRITGAKAPSGKPLDGGPAQRPKNQNTPFRGLGSTKNPKSTSGSGTGSGAGSTTGSGTRGSRKTNEARKLAEARKAARVRRGG; encoded by the coding sequence GTGAGCGAATCAGCACGTGCCGACGACGACCGGCGGCAGGACGAGGCGCCGGGCACCGCTCCCGTTCCCGTGACGTCCTTCGCGGAGCTCGGTCTTCCGGCCGCGGTGCTGCGCACGCTCGACGAGCAGGGTGTGACGAAGCCCTTCCCCATCCAGGCGGCGGCGCTGCCGAACGCGCTTGCGGGACGGGACGTCCTCGGCCGTGGTCGCACCGGATCCGGCAAGACGCTCGCCTTCGGCCTGGGGCTGCTCGCCCGCATCGCCGGGCGGCGCGCACAGCCCAAGGAACCCATCGCCCTCGTGCTGGTCCCCACCCGGGAGCTGGCGCAGCAGGTCACCGAGGCGCTCACCCCGTACGCCGAGGCGCTGCGGCTGCGGATGGCGACCGTGGTGGGCGGCGTGTCCATCGGTCGGCAGTCCGCCGCGCTGCGGGACGGCGCCGAGGTCGTCGTCGCGACGCCCGGCCGGCTGCACGACCTGATCGAGCGCAAGGGCTGCCGCCTCGGCCGGGTGGGCATCACGGTTGTGGACGAGGCCGACCAGATGTGCGACATGGGATTCCTGCCGCAGGTCACCGAGATCCTGGACCAGGTGCGGACCGACGGGCAGCGGATGCTGTTCTCCGCCACCCTCGACGCCGACGTCGACCAGCTGGTGCAGCGCTACCTGCGCGACCCGGCCGAGCACTCCGTGGACCCCTCGTCGAGCTCCGTCTCCACGATCGAGCACCACGTCCTCGTCGTGCACGGCCCGGACCGGTGGTCCGTCGCCACGGAGATCGCCGCACGGGACGGCCGCGTCCTGCTCTTCCTCGACACCAAGCACGGCGTCGACCAGCTCACCAAGCACCTGCGGGGCAGCGGAGTGGCCGCGGCCGCGCTGCACAGCGGCAAGGCGCAGCCGCAGCGCACCCGGACCCTGGCCCAGTTCAAGAACGGCGAGGTCACCGCCCTGGTGGCGACGAACGTCGCCGCGCGCGGCCTGCACATCGACGACCTCGACCTCATCGTCAACGTGGACCCGGCGACCGACCCCAAGGACTACCTCCACCGCGCGGGACGCACGGCCCGCGCCGGCCGCTCCGGCACCGTCGTGTCCCTGGTCCTGTCGGGCCAGCGCCGCGAGACGAGCCAGGTCATGGCGGACGCCGACGTCACCGCGAAGGTCACCAAGGTACGGTCCGGCGAGGCGGAGCTGAGCCGCATCACCGGCGCCAAGGCCCCCTCCGGCAAGCCCCTCGACGGCGGCCCCGCCCAGCGCCCCAAGAACCAGAACACCCCGTTCCGCGGCCTCGGCAGCACCAAGAACCCGAAGAGCACCTCCGGCTCTGGTACCGGCTCCGGGGCAGGCTCCACCACCGGCTCCGGCACCCGCGGCTCCCGCAAGACCAACGAGGCCCGCAAGCTCGCCGAGGCTCGGAAGGCGGCGCGGGTTCGGCGCGGGGGCTGA
- a CDS encoding phosphatase PAP2 family protein codes for MALRVWLWPIASLAALVVVALGVLYAGDSAPGRVDSWIVAPTADSVGQPWRGIALVIDFLGGFVGSAVLVAAAVTGCLLLRRPRAAVLVVAGVALTVGTGTLIKPLVGRTIHGPENLSYPSGHTAFLTALALVLALLAVGRLGLGGAAGTGLVLAAALVAGAVMGWAQVALSAHYATDVLGGWCTALAVVPVTAWLVDRAADATRRDRR; via the coding sequence ATGGCGCTGCGCGTCTGGCTCTGGCCGATCGCGTCCCTCGCCGCGCTGGTGGTCGTCGCGCTCGGAGTCCTGTACGCCGGGGACAGCGCGCCCGGCAGGGTGGACAGCTGGATCGTCGCCCCGACGGCGGACAGCGTGGGGCAGCCGTGGCGGGGCATCGCGCTGGTCATCGACTTCCTGGGTGGATTCGTGGGATCGGCGGTGCTGGTCGCGGCCGCGGTGACGGGTTGCCTGCTACTGCGGCGTCCTCGCGCGGCGGTGCTGGTCGTCGCGGGCGTCGCGCTGACCGTGGGGACGGGGACGCTGATCAAGCCCCTTGTGGGGCGCACCATCCACGGCCCGGAGAACCTGTCCTATCCGAGCGGGCACACCGCGTTCCTCACCGCGCTCGCCCTTGTGCTCGCCCTGCTCGCGGTCGGCCGACTCGGTCTCGGCGGAGCGGCGGGCACGGGGCTGGTGCTGGCGGCGGCGCTGGTCGCGGGCGCCGTCATGGGCTGGGCGCAGGTCGCCCTGAGCGCGCACTACGCGACGGATGTCCTCGGCGGCTGGTGCACCGCGCTCGCGGTGGTACCGGTGACCGCGTGGCTGGTCGACCGGGCGGCGGACGCGACCCGGCGCGACCGCCGCTGA
- a CDS encoding glutamate-1-semialdehyde 2,1-aminomutase translates to MTTEETADTKEFQLPRSRVANERLHALIPGGAHTYAKGDDQYPEHLAPVISHGRGAHVWDIDGNRYIEYGSGLRSVSLGHAHPRVNEAARREIDRGGNFVRPSMVEAEAAERFLATVPTAEMVKFAKNGSDVTTAAVRLARAVTGRPRVAICGDQPFFSVDDWFIGTTPMPAGIPAATTELTVSFPYGDLAATEELLTRYQDEIACLILEPAGHIEPPPGYLAGLRELADRHGCVLVFDEMISGFRWSEAGAQGLYGVVPDLSTFGKALGNGFAVSALGGRRALMERGGLRHPHERVFLLSTTHGAETHSLAAAMAVQSTYVEEGITARLHALGERLAAGVRGAASGAGVGEHVVVRGRASNLVFATLDEYGQPSQEYRTLFLRQLLAGGVLAPSFVVSSALDDADIDRTVDVVAQACAVYRKALDAGDPTPWLGGRPVKPVFRPLA, encoded by the coding sequence GTGACCACCGAAGAGACGGCAGACACCAAGGAGTTCCAGCTGCCCCGCTCGCGGGTGGCCAACGAGCGGCTGCACGCCCTCATCCCCGGCGGTGCGCACACCTACGCCAAGGGCGACGACCAGTACCCCGAACACCTGGCCCCGGTCATCAGCCACGGCCGGGGCGCCCATGTGTGGGACATCGACGGCAACCGCTACATCGAGTACGGCTCCGGGCTGCGGTCGGTCAGCCTCGGCCACGCCCACCCCCGCGTGAACGAGGCGGCGCGGCGGGAGATCGACCGCGGCGGCAACTTCGTCCGGCCGTCCATGGTGGAGGCCGAGGCCGCGGAGCGCTTCCTCGCCACCGTGCCGACCGCCGAGATGGTGAAGTTCGCGAAGAACGGCTCAGATGTCACCACGGCGGCGGTGCGGCTCGCCCGCGCCGTCACCGGGCGCCCGCGGGTGGCGATCTGTGGTGACCAGCCGTTCTTCTCTGTCGACGACTGGTTCATCGGCACCACACCGATGCCCGCCGGCATTCCGGCGGCGACCACCGAGCTCACCGTGTCGTTCCCCTACGGGGACCTGGCCGCCACGGAGGAGCTGCTGACGCGGTACCAGGACGAGATCGCCTGCCTGATCCTCGAACCCGCCGGCCACATCGAGCCCCCGCCCGGCTACCTCGCGGGCCTGCGCGAACTGGCCGACCGGCACGGCTGCGTACTCGTCTTCGACGAGATGATCAGCGGCTTCCGCTGGTCCGAGGCGGGCGCCCAGGGCCTGTACGGGGTGGTCCCCGACCTCTCCACGTTCGGCAAGGCGCTGGGCAACGGGTTCGCCGTGTCGGCGCTCGGCGGGCGCCGGGCGCTCATGGAGCGGGGCGGGCTGCGTCATCCGCACGAGCGGGTGTTCCTGCTGTCCACCACGCACGGCGCGGAAACGCACTCCCTGGCCGCCGCGATGGCCGTGCAGAGCACCTACGTCGAGGAGGGCATCACCGCGCGGCTGCACGCCCTCGGCGAGCGGCTGGCCGCCGGTGTGCGCGGGGCCGCGTCGGGCGCGGGCGTCGGTGAGCACGTCGTCGTCCGGGGCCGGGCCAGCAACCTCGTCTTCGCCACCCTCGACGAGTACGGGCAGCCCTCGCAGGAGTACCGCACCCTGTTCCTGCGCCAACTCCTCGCGGGCGGGGTGCTGGCGCCGTCGTTCGTGGTGAGCAGCGCACTCGACGACGCCGACATCGACCGCACGGTCGACGTGGTGGCGCAGGCATGTGCGGTGTACCGCAAGGCACTTGATGCGGGTGACCCCACACCGTGGCTGGGCGGGCGGCCGGTGAAGCCGGTGTTCCGGCCCCTGGCGTGA
- a CDS encoding dTDP-4-dehydrorhamnose 3,5-epimerase family protein, with protein sequence MKVSAVPEIAGACLFEPTPYADERGFFCRTFDVDVLRSVGLDPGAFVQDSVSRSVRGVLRGLHLRSGAGEAKLVRCSYGKIFDVVVDLRPDSPTYRNRAFFELSGDTQVTLYIPSGCAHGFQALTETADTSYRIDRPHDPSEDVTIAFDDPEFAIPWPLPVTSMSQRDREAPRLAEILEHKGR encoded by the coding sequence ATGAAGGTGAGCGCAGTCCCGGAGATTGCCGGCGCGTGCCTGTTCGAGCCGACGCCGTACGCCGACGAGCGCGGCTTCTTCTGCCGCACCTTCGACGTCGACGTGCTCCGCTCGGTGGGCCTCGACCCGGGCGCCTTCGTCCAGGACAGCGTGTCCCGCTCGGTCCGGGGCGTGCTGCGCGGGCTGCACCTGCGCTCCGGCGCCGGCGAGGCCAAGCTGGTGCGCTGCTCGTACGGGAAGATCTTCGACGTCGTCGTGGACCTGCGGCCCGATTCGCCGACGTACCGAAATCGGGCCTTCTTCGAGCTGTCCGGCGACACGCAGGTGACCCTGTACATCCCGTCGGGGTGTGCACACGGCTTCCAGGCGCTGACCGAGACCGCCGACACCTCGTACCGGATCGACCGTCCGCACGATCCCTCGGAGGACGTGACGATCGCCTTCGACGACCCGGAGTTCGCCATCCCCTGGCCGCTGCCGGTCACATCGATGTCCCAGCGGGACCGGGAGGCGCCACGCCTCGCCGAAATCCTCGAGCACAAAGGGAGGTGA
- a CDS encoding polysaccharide pyruvyl transferase family protein, with the protein MSVAKTPVRVGLFGLFGSGNHGNDASLEAILGFLRTEHPDATVDAMCGVPDVVASRYGIPATRLNWYRGEYRTASSAGAIAGKGLGKLVDVVRTAAWVRRHDVVIVPGTGVLETTLPLRPWGLPYSLFLLCAGGRLFRTRVALVSVGSSEIGHRATRTLVRWSARLAGYRSFRGTVSRDAMQAMGVDTKRDGVYPDLTFALPTPPSTPSDSPGTVCVGVMAFHGSNDERDRAEEIHRRYLDGTTRFVRALVEDGRPVRLLTGDELDRPVAFAILDAVDSPLVTVAEAASLGELMKEVAAADTVVAARYHNLVSALKVGTPTLAVSYSTKSDDLMELMGVGAYCHPARGIDADRLLEQFRELERRSTEVRKTLAERNQDAARRVEGQFAALTAALFRPTGRTHTTRETS; encoded by the coding sequence ATGTCCGTAGCCAAAACCCCGGTGCGCGTAGGGCTGTTCGGCCTCTTCGGCTCCGGCAACCACGGCAACGACGCGTCGCTCGAAGCCATCCTCGGGTTTCTGCGCACCGAGCATCCGGACGCGACCGTGGACGCGATGTGCGGTGTCCCCGATGTCGTCGCGAGCCGGTACGGGATCCCGGCGACGCGGCTGAACTGGTACCGCGGCGAGTACCGGACCGCGTCCAGCGCGGGCGCGATCGCGGGGAAGGGCCTCGGCAAACTCGTCGACGTCGTCCGCACCGCTGCCTGGGTGCGCCGGCACGACGTGGTGATCGTCCCGGGCACGGGCGTCCTGGAGACCACGCTGCCCCTGCGGCCGTGGGGCCTCCCGTACTCGCTGTTCCTGCTCTGCGCCGGCGGCCGGCTGTTCCGTACCCGGGTCGCGCTGGTCAGCGTCGGCTCCTCCGAGATCGGCCACCGGGCGACCCGGACCCTGGTGCGCTGGTCGGCCCGGCTGGCCGGATACCGGTCGTTCCGGGGCACCGTGTCCCGCGACGCCATGCAGGCGATGGGCGTGGACACCAAGCGCGACGGGGTCTACCCGGACCTCACCTTCGCGCTGCCGACGCCGCCGAGCACGCCTTCGGACTCCCCGGGCACGGTCTGCGTCGGCGTCATGGCCTTCCACGGCAGCAACGACGAGCGCGACCGGGCCGAGGAGATCCACCGCCGCTACCTCGACGGGACGACCCGGTTCGTCCGCGCCCTGGTCGAGGACGGCAGGCCGGTCCGGCTGCTCACCGGGGACGAACTCGACCGGCCGGTGGCCTTCGCGATCCTCGACGCCGTGGACTCGCCGCTGGTCACCGTCGCCGAGGCGGCCTCGCTGGGCGAGCTGATGAAAGAGGTGGCGGCTGCCGACACGGTGGTGGCCGCCCGCTACCACAACCTGGTCAGCGCGCTGAAGGTCGGCACACCGACGCTCGCCGTCAGCTATTCGACGAAGAGCGACGATCTCATGGAGCTGATGGGAGTCGGCGCGTACTGCCACCCGGCTCGCGGCATCGACGCCGACCGGCTGCTCGAGCAGTTCCGGGAGCTGGAGCGGCGATCGACGGAGGTGCGGAAGACGCTCGCCGAGCGGAACCAGGACGCCGCCCGCCGCGTCGAGGGCCAGTTCGCCGCCTTGACCGCGGCCCTGTTCCGGCCGACGGGCCGTACCCACACCACACGGGAGACGTCATGA